One part of the Candidatus Wallbacteria bacterium genome encodes these proteins:
- the dnaJ gene encoding molecular chaperone DnaJ, producing MNRDFYEVLGVQKNAGDDEIKKAYRNLARKYHPDVNPNNKEAEERFKEVNEAYEVLSDPKKREQYDRFGHAGVNPGGFGGSGFNGQGFNFEDIFGEMGIGDIFGDIFGAGRQGRRGAQKGRDLRYDLEFSLEDAYYGREIVISVPKFAACERCHGSGAEPGTAPKVCPQCKGKGKVLHAQGIFSISTTCPACHGRGSIVDKPCSACRGEGREKKTSQIKVKIPKGAEDGMRLKLANEGEAAVGGGLSGDLYLVMHQKEHQIFHRESDDIIAEVPISFYTAAVGDNIQVPTMDGQVKMTVPTGTQSGKLFKLKGKGMPSINSYSQGDLYIKVNVEVPTNLSARQKELLKELDSLSSVRNSPQQQGFAEKLKNFFKK from the coding sequence ATGAATCGCGATTTTTACGAAGTGCTGGGTGTGCAGAAGAACGCCGGTGACGACGAGATCAAGAAGGCATATCGCAATCTGGCCCGGAAATATCACCCTGATGTCAATCCCAACAATAAGGAAGCCGAAGAGCGCTTCAAGGAAGTGAATGAAGCTTACGAGGTGCTTTCAGATCCAAAAAAGCGCGAGCAATACGACCGCTTCGGACACGCCGGTGTCAACCCTGGTGGTTTCGGGGGGAGCGGTTTCAACGGTCAAGGATTCAACTTTGAAGACATTTTCGGCGAGATGGGGATCGGCGACATTTTTGGAGACATCTTCGGTGCAGGCAGACAGGGAAGACGCGGAGCCCAGAAAGGACGCGATCTGCGCTATGACCTGGAATTCTCGCTGGAGGACGCTTACTACGGCAGGGAAATCGTGATTTCGGTGCCGAAGTTTGCAGCCTGTGAGCGTTGTCACGGAAGTGGAGCCGAACCGGGAACTGCCCCTAAGGTATGCCCCCAGTGCAAAGGAAAAGGCAAGGTCCTTCACGCCCAGGGGATCTTCAGCATCAGCACGACCTGCCCGGCCTGCCACGGCAGAGGAAGCATCGTGGATAAGCCATGCTCAGCCTGCAGAGGTGAGGGACGCGAGAAGAAGACCTCACAGATCAAAGTCAAAATCCCCAAGGGTGCAGAGGACGGAATGAGGCTGAAACTCGCCAATGAAGGAGAAGCAGCCGTTGGAGGAGGGTTGTCCGGGGATCTTTATCTTGTCATGCACCAGAAGGAACATCAGATTTTCCATAGAGAAAGTGATGACATCATCGCAGAGGTTCCGATTTCTTTTTATACTGCGGCCGTCGGCGACAACATCCAGGTTCCGACTATGGATGGGCAGGTTAAAATGACGGTCCCGACCGGAACACAAAGCGGAAAACTTTTTAAACTGAAAGGCAAGGGCATGCCTTCAATTAACAGTTACAGTCAGGGTGACCTCTACATCAAAGTGAATGTGGAAGTCCCCACAAATCTCAGCGCAAGGCAGAAGGAGCTTCTGAAAGAGCTGGATTCTTTGAGCAGCGTGAGAAATTCTCCGCAGCAGCAGGGATTCGCCGAAAAGCTGAAGAATTTTTTCAAAAAGTAG
- the spoVG gene encoding septation regulator SpoVG, translating into MNITEVRIRPVKREGKLKAVVSITIDDVFVVHNLKIIEGKKGLFLAMPSRKMSNGKFQDMAHPILTETRDELQKMVLEKYEEVLKNGGGEEI; encoded by the coding sequence ATGAACATTACTGAAGTTAGAATCAGGCCCGTGAAGAGGGAAGGAAAACTGAAGGCTGTCGTTTCGATCACTATCGATGATGTATTTGTAGTGCATAATCTGAAAATCATCGAAGGCAAGAAAGGCCTGTTTCTGGCCATGCCTTCACGCAAGATGAGCAACGGCAAGTTTCAGGATATGGCCCACCCCATCCTGACTGAAACCAGGGATGAACTGCAGAAAATGGTTCTGGAGAAGTACGAGGAAGTCCTTAAAAACGGCGGTGGCGAAGAAATCTGA
- the glmU gene encoding bifunctional UDP-N-acetylglucosamine diphosphorylase/glucosamine-1-phosphate N-acetyltransferase GlmU, translating into MQAIVLAAGKSTRMKSALSKLTFNLLGKRVVDYVYQAVSGLGTEKTVFVLGPHNFELELPPQVLRARQEQPLGTGHAVLCALQSGCLSKGEILILPGDIPLITADSLKIFVDCHRREQADLSVLSTELPDAGSYGRIIRDKNGFHSIVEARDATDRQKKIREINTGIYLISLELLLQVIDRIGTDNAQHEFYLTDIVNLCRKERKKACAFNLPDSADFIGVNTPLELAEALRELKIRKNLQLSASGVIVLDPDTTYVDWDVQIGTGTVIMPGTVISGDTVIGEYNQIGPYTQIQSSRIGNRNQVQFSIVNGSVVSSDCQVGPFAHIRPGSRLEDTCKVGNFVELKKTRFSPGVKASHLSYIGDADVGVDTNIGAGTITCNYDGIRKNETKIGEHAFIGSNSSLVAPVTIGAHAYVGAGSVITKDVPPYALGLGREKQVNIEDWVRKKEKAKD; encoded by the coding sequence ATGCAAGCAATAGTTCTGGCAGCAGGAAAATCCACGAGAATGAAGAGCGCACTCAGCAAGCTCACTTTCAACCTTCTGGGAAAGAGGGTTGTCGATTATGTATATCAGGCCGTTTCAGGGCTTGGCACTGAGAAGACAGTATTTGTTCTGGGTCCCCATAATTTCGAGCTTGAGCTTCCGCCGCAGGTGCTCAGGGCAAGGCAGGAACAGCCTCTGGGTACCGGACATGCCGTCCTCTGTGCGCTTCAGTCCGGTTGCCTGTCAAAGGGAGAGATTCTGATACTTCCAGGTGACATTCCTCTGATCACTGCCGATTCCCTGAAAATTTTCGTGGATTGCCACAGGCGTGAGCAGGCCGACTTGTCCGTGCTGTCGACAGAACTTCCTGATGCCGGAAGTTACGGGCGGATCATTCGTGATAAAAATGGATTTCATTCCATAGTCGAGGCCCGGGACGCTACTGACAGGCAGAAGAAAATCAGGGAAATCAATACCGGGATTTATCTGATCAGTCTGGAACTTCTTTTGCAGGTCATCGACCGGATCGGAACCGACAATGCGCAGCATGAATTTTATCTGACAGATATCGTGAACCTTTGCAGGAAGGAACGGAAAAAAGCTTGTGCTTTCAACCTGCCGGATTCGGCTGATTTCATCGGGGTAAACACACCGCTGGAACTCGCCGAAGCCTTGCGTGAGCTAAAAATCAGGAAAAATCTTCAACTGTCGGCATCCGGAGTGATAGTTCTCGATCCTGACACTACTTACGTCGACTGGGATGTGCAGATCGGAACAGGGACCGTGATCATGCCGGGTACCGTAATCAGCGGAGACACTGTAATCGGTGAGTATAATCAGATCGGGCCATATACGCAGATCCAGAGTTCAAGGATCGGAAACCGTAATCAGGTACAATTCAGCATTGTCAATGGTTCTGTCGTCTCATCGGACTGCCAGGTCGGTCCTTTCGCCCATATCCGTCCGGGAAGCCGGCTGGAAGACACTTGCAAGGTAGGCAATTTCGTGGAACTCAAGAAAACCCGTTTTTCCCCTGGAGTGAAGGCCTCCCATCTTTCATACATCGGCGATGCGGATGTCGGAGTGGACACCAACATTGGCGCAGGCACCATTACCTGTAATTATGACGGAATCAGAAAGAATGAAACTAAAATCGGGGAGCATGCATTCATAGGCAGCAACTCCTCTCTGGTAGCTCCGGTGACGATCGGTGCACACGCTTATGTCGGCGCCGGCTCTGTGATCACAAAGGATGTGCCGCCATATGCCCTGGGCCTGGGACGTGAAAAACAGGTCAACATCGAAGACTGGGTGAGAAAAAAGGAAAAAGCTAAAGATTAA